CGCGCGGAGGTCTTCGGCGGCGTAGTCGATGATCTCGTCGGCCCCGTGCTCGCGGGCCACGGTGCCCTTTTCGGCGCTGCTCACGCCGGCGATCACGCGTGCCCCCAGCGCCTTGCCGATCATCACGGCCGCCAGACCCACGCCGCCCGCCGCACCCAGCACCAGCAGTGTCTCGCCACTCACCAGCCGGCCCCGGTCGACCAGCGCGTGCATGGCCGTGCCGTATGCAAGCGGCAGTGTCGCTGCGACCGCCGCGTCCAGGCCGTCCGGGAGGGGCATCACCGCGCGGGCCTGAGCGATCACGTGTGTGGCGAAGGCGCCCGTGCCGGTGAAGGCGGCGACCCGCTGCCCCACCCGGAGACCGTCCACGTCTGGGCCCACGGCGGCGACCGTGCCGGCGGCCTCCGCGCCGGGCACAAAGGGCAGGGGAGGCCGCACCTGGTACTGGCCCATGACCATCAGCGCGTCCGGGTAGTTCACGCCGGCCGCCTCGACCGCGATCAGCACCTCGCCCGGGCCGGGTACGGGCTGCGGCCCCTCCAGCACGCGCAGCGCCTCGGGCACGTCGTAGGACTCGCAGGTCAGGGCGCGCACGGAGCGCCTCGCGTCGTCAGGGCAGGGGGGAGCATGGATCATGTTAACGCGGGCGTGCACAGTTGACGTGCGGGGACACCGTGGATACGCTCGCCGTAGCCCAGACCCCAGTACCCGGCCGGGCGCCCCGGCCCCAGGAGACGATCAAATGGCCCCCTTCCTTGACCGCCGCGACCTCCGTTTCCAGCTCTTCGAGGCGCTGGACACCGCCCGCCTGCCCGAGCGCCCGAGGTTTGCCGACCACTCCCGCGAGACCTATGAGGATGTCCTGAAGCTCGCCTACGCCGTGGCGGAGCGGTACTTCGCCAACCACGTTCGGGCTGCTGACC
This sequence is a window from Deinococcus metalli. Protein-coding genes within it:
- a CDS encoding NADPH:quinone oxidoreductase family protein, encoding MRALTCESYDVPEALRVLEGPQPVPGPGEVLIAVEAAGVNYPDALMVMGQYQVRPPLPFVPGAEAAGTVAAVGPDVDGLRVGQRVAAFTGTGAFATHVIAQARAVMPLPDGLDAAVAATLPLAYGTAMHALVDRGRLVSGETLLVLGAAGGVGLAAVMIGKALGARVIAGVSSAEKGTVAREHGADEIIDYAAEDLRARLKVLTAGSGPDVILDPVGDALAEPAFRSIAWDGRYLVVGFAGGEIPRLPLNLPLLKGASVVGVFWGEFARREPAANARHLAQLAAWVQGGTLRPLISARYPLERGPEALRALLERRVTGKVVLVP